In the Silene latifolia isolate original U9 population chromosome 1, ASM4854445v1, whole genome shotgun sequence genome, ataaaaTTAATCCAATATTTAGATCTCAAGTTAGGACAGTTTTAATACGACCCTTCCACgggcggacattataacaactccactaagtctagtatcggttatactcggtccactttatAGTTATACCTCACTCCCGAGTCTCCTCTAGTCTAGTATAAGGTCccctcacgcatcccaaggttcctTTTCGGGTCCCACAATATCCAAGTAATACAGTATCGTCCGAACGTGGAAAGTACATTCTCtgcaaaaaaaaaagcaaaatcgAAGCATTTAAAAGCCGTTTTGAGCCGCTTTCAAACCATTTCGCAAGCCCTACCATCAAGCAAGTCGAAAAGGCGAAACTTACATTCCTACGTAACTAAACTAAGCTTTGTCATGGTCACGAGCCGAAAATTCGGTAGCATTTCGCTAATATAAGCCCTAAACCCATGAAGTTTCATCAAAAATCGACAAGTTTAAAGCCATTTTCGAGCCCTTTGAAACGGTTTAGCAAAGATCGTCTTATTGTGGTCTCATATCAtaaaaactcaacgaaaattcaaaatgaatacatggttatgctcctagcatgcTCAATTacgcatttctaatgtcaatttcaaggGACAAATTCATTCGGGACGGAACCCCCAAATTTATGAGTTTTTGGGTATAAAAACCATAATTTTTTCTATCCAATTCAAGCTATAAATGTAATCTAAAGCAAAGACGGGATACATACCTAAATTCGTCATGATGTGTGGCGAATTTCGATCAATTTTTGGTGAAAATTGGTTGAGTATTTGCGTTTTGtcgaaagaaaaggaagaagaaaagatttgtttaaaataaaacaaaactcgCGCGGATTTCTGTTTTACTCGGGCACGGACGAACGCGGGAGAAAATGCAGCAAATGTTACACCCTTTCCCCAGCCCATGTCTCTGCTGCACCTATTCCCCAGCAGGTTCTACAGCAGCTCTTACTTTCAAGTCGTTATAAATTCATTATGAGTAGACCGAAGCCCTATATTTTCCCGCCTTTGGACTTTTTCCCTTAGTGCTACGGGAATTTTTACTCCATATATTTTCTACGGGTATACTTTTCACCTATTTGGTCTACATTCTCCCAGCGGTTGCAATATTTTATTCCCCAGCGAGATTTCATTACCACTATACAGCCCATGTATTTCTTTAAATACGAGCACGATGCAAATTAATTATCCACGATTCTCGGAATGTCTCGTTCTCTATAAATAAATCTCAAACATTTGGTTCTCGGAAAGTCCAATGATATTTATCTAAAAAAAAAGTTGAGAGATGTTTAATCTAGAGAGAGAAGAGGATTGCCGCCATCTCTAGGTATTGTTCTTCATTTGATTTCTTTACAATGACTAGGAAATCCAATCAATCCAATAATCTTAAACATCATAGTACTACAAATTAGTCCTCTATTTTTACAATACTGAGATCTGAAAAATCAAAGATTTTGGGAAAGCCGGATGTGGATGCTGCACAAAAGCAAAGACGTATCAATGAAATCGCCAGGATTCCTGCTTTTGATCTAGATGACATAGTAGTGGAGGATATGGATGAAAATTCTTCAGATGAACAAGACCATGATGATGGGGGGCTGGTTTCAGCGTCATGGAAGGAAAATTCTGCAACTCGTGGAGGAGGAACCTGAGGACTTACTTCAATTATCCGAGGATGACGTACATGAGGAGTTGAACTATTGGCAGCAAGCCGTGTATGGCTTTGTGGTGGGAGAAAATCCTCCTTGGCAAGTCATGGAAGGTTTTCTGAAACGTATATGGCAGAAATATGAGATTGACAAGATTTCAGTTTTGCCTAATGGAGTCTTCTTGGCAAGGTTCAAAACGGATGAAATGAAATAGAAAGTCTTAGCAAGTGGACATTTCTTATTTAACAATAAGCCACTCATTATCAAGCCTTGGCAGCCTGATATATAATTGGAGAAAGAAGAGGTAAAAAAATGTTCCAGCATGGATTCGTTTGCAAAAATTACCTTAGAAATTTTGGGGTGCGAGCCTTAAGAAAATTGTTGGCTTGATTGACACATATGTTAAGAGTGACACTGCAACAGAGGAAAAAACTAGGTTAGGATTTGCGCGTGTAATGGTAGAATTACTATTAGGGCAATCTTTCCCTAGTAAAGTTCAATTTTTGGATGAAAAACAAAGAATAATTAAGATCAATGTTGATTATGAATGGAAGCCGAGCATTTGCACTAAATGTGAACAAATTGGGCATGAGAAAGACAATTGcaggaaatataaaataaagacTGTACCTCAAGTGGTTCAGAAAGTATGGCGACCTGTGAAGATGCTGGGTTCCCAACCAGTGATTACACGTGTGGAGAGTCCAGTGTTGAGTCCTGTGATGGGTCCAGGTCCAGTGATAAGCCCAGAAATCCAGGAAGTGCAACCTGCGCAACAAGACATGCATATAATTAATTCTGATTCTGAAAGGACCCCAGCTACCATGGCTAATACTTCTAAAGTAGGGTCAGTATCCCCAGTTAGTCAACTTAGGGTTTCAAGGCAGGGGTATGATAGTTGAGGCAGAACAATGCAGGCTGAACCCATATGGAAGGCCTCAGTGAAACATGTTCTCCAAAGAAGGGCATTGGTCCTGATGGTAGTGTCCCTCTCCTTTATTTATCATGATTAAGTGTAGATTTTGGAATGTGAGGGGGATGAATAGGGAGGAGAAGCAAAGGGAGGTAAATAGATTTCTGCTTAAGAATAATGTAGGCTTATTTGGTCTCTTAGAAACCAAAATTAAGCCTGATAGACTTAATAAAACTCTGAATAATGTTTTTAGTGATTggagtatttttacaaatacagTGTACCACAAAGGAGGGAGATTATGGATCCTATGGCAACCCTCCCAAATAGATATTCAATTTCTGGAGTACAACGCTCAATATATTCACATGTTGGTGATGTTAAAAGCTCTCAAATCCAATTCTTCCAAACTATTGTGTATGCTTTCAATGAAGTTGCTGAGAGAGAACCTCTTTGGTCCAATTTAAAGAGACTTTCTGATAATTTGCAAGGACCTTGGTCCATAGGGGGAGATTTTAATTGTGTATTATATGCTAAAGAAAGAATGGGGGGCAATGTAACTAATGCTGAATCAGAGCTTTTTCAAGACTGTCTTGACTATTGCTGCTTGACTGATATTAAGGCTATAGGTTCCTTCTATACGTGGAACAACAAGCAGCCCCCAGATTCCAGGGTATATAGCAGACTTGATAAATTTCTAGTCAATAATAATTGGATGGTCAGGTTCCCTGAGTACTTTGCTAATTTTTTGCCTGAAGGGAATTTTGATTACTCTCCATGTCTGGTGGCTAAGGATACTAGGCACCTCTCTAAGAACAGGCCttttaaatactttaatatgtggagtTCAGCCCCAAGTTTCCAGGAAAAAGTGCAGGCTATGTGGAATATCAGAATTGAAGGGACTAAGATGTATAGGGTGGTCAAGAAATTAAAATTTTTGAAACCTGTTCTAAAAAGCATAAATAGAGGCCACTTTTCATACCTGGAAAATCAAGCTGACTTGGCTGAAATGTAACTTTTTCATGTTCAAAGGCAGTTAGCTAAACAACTAGGGAATGTGGAGATGATACAGGAAGAATATGATTTGCTTCAACTCCACAAAAATCTGCAACACTCAAGAATGGAGTTCCTTAAACAAAAAGCTAAAGCTCACTGGATCAAGGAAGGGGATTGTAACACTGCCTACTTTCATGGAGTCATTAAGTCAAGGAGGAACAAAAACTTTATTTATCAGATGAAGGACCATAAGGGTCAGATGCATGGTGATGAGCAAGGGATCCAGTCTGCCTTTTTAGATTCCTATCAGATGCTACTGGGAACAAAAAGCCTGACTAATGGAGTTAATCAATATATTATCCAGCTGTTTGTACTAATCAGCACATGCATAGGCTGTTACAAACAGTTACAGCAGATGAGATCAAGGATACCATGTTCCACATTCCAAATGATAAAGCGCCTGGACCTAACGAGTTTTCAAGTAAGTTTTGTAAAGATACTTGGGACATGATGGGAGGGGGGGAGATTACTGCAGCTATAATGGATTTCTTCAACTCAGGCTCTCTTCTTAAACAATTGAATGCAACTACTATCACTCTAATTCCTAAAGTTGACAGGCATACTACAGTCTATCAATATAGGCCAATAGCGTGCTGCAATGTCATTTATAAATGCATATCCAAGATTATTTGCAATAGACTCTCAGGTGTGCTACCTGACATTATTTCTCCTAATCAAGGTGGTTTCATTCAAGGGAGGAGTATAATGGAGAATATTTTAATATTCAAGATATCATCAGATTATATGGGAGGGGGTCTGTGTCTCCTAGATGTCTCTTCAAAATTGACCTTCAAAAAGCCTATGATACAATTGAATGGGAGTTCTTAAATCAGATGTTAGCTGCCTTGAAATTCCCTCATAAGTTCAGACATTATATTATGCAATGTGTGACCATAACCAGCTATTCTCTGAATCTTAATGGCAATGCGTTTGGGTTCTTTAAGGGGCAACGGGGACTGGGACAAGGAGATCCTCTATCCCCCTTACTCTTTACCATTTGCATGGAATAATTGACAAGACTGATGGCTCACACCACAATGGACAATGGTTTCAGGTATCACCCTCTTTGCAAACCTCTGGAACTCACTCActtaatgtttgcagatgacctcCTTTTATTTTGCAAAGGAGATGCTAAGTCCATTATTGTCATCCTTAGGGCTTTTTCTACCTTTTCCCTTGCCTCAGGGCTAAAGATGAGTCAAGGAAAGTCTAATGCTTACTTTAATGGTGTCAAGTTTAATATTAAGGCTGAGATTCTCCAAATTTCTGGTTTTGTTGAGGGTCAATTACCTTTCCAATACTTGGGGGTGCCCATCAAAACCACCCAAGTTAATTCTCAGGATTGAAAACCCTTGATAGAGAAGATCGTGAGCAAAATTAGGGGTCTGGGGGCCAGGAAACGTTCTTATGCAGGGAGATTGGTCTTTGTGAAGGCAGTGCTGAAAACTTATCATACGTATTGGGCTTCTATGTTCATTCTGCTAAAGGGGGTTATACCTCGTATACTAAATATTTGCAGGAATTTTTTATGGAATGGGGGGTAGATTATACCAGAACCCCCTTGGTTTCATGGGATAAGATCTGCAAACCAAAGTCTGAAGGAGGCCTCGGGTTAAAAGATGATGCAATTTGGAATCAAACAGCAATTGGCAAGCTTGTATGGTGGATTTTTGATAAACCAGACCATCTGTGGGTGAAGTGGGTCAACCATATATACATAAAACAAAAAACTTGGATTGCTTATCGACAACAGGTTTGGAAAAAGCAGAAAGGCCTAGATTATACAGTAGCGAAAGGTTATGATTACCTTAGAGACAGAGGCGATAAAGTTCAGTGGTATGAGTTGGTCTGGCACAAATGGTCTACTCCAAAGCACAGCATCCTAGCATAGATTTATCATCACAATGGCTTAAATCTAAAAGAAAAATTGCATAGATTGGGGATTATTGAGGAGGATACCTGCTGTATTTGTGGGCTTGCATCAGAGACCAAGGAACATCTCATATTTAGATGCGAGTACAGTATGAAGGTTATAAAAGCCGTGGGAACTAGACTAAACATTCGGTTACCTACACAGAATTTGCTTCAATGGCGCCTGAGTTGCAGTGGCTCAAAGAACAAGACTGGGATCTTGAGTGCCATCATCCATGCATGTATGTACAATATCTGGAGACAGAGGAATACGAGCAGATTTGAGCTTTAGATTCTGCGACCTACTAAAATTGCTTCCTTCATCATAGCTGAGCTCCGAATCCGTCTTATGGGGTTTGCTTTGAGTAAGGTGAGAGATGAAGATAGGAGTTTAATTGAGAGAATCTTCAGGAGTTAATTTGATTATGCGATTCCGGGGATgtgtaatttgggggttttttgtTATCTGAAGATAGGGTTCCTCTATCTTCTTTTGTTGTTTCGTTTGGTGTTGACCCGAAATGGTATTGGCTTGTTTGTAGGGAGAAGGTCAGTGCTTGGGCCTTTTACTTGTAATTGGTGATGGTTTTTACCTTTTTATATAATatcttacattttatcaaaaaaaaaagtcCCGTTTTCAAGACAATTATTATCCAGGAGTTCTCAGAAAGATCCACCTCCTTCAAGTCAACTATTCGTCAGCGTTTCTCGGAAAGTCTCGCCTTCTACGCAGGTCAACTATTCGTCAGCGTTTCTTGGAAAGTCTCGCCCTCTACTCAAGTCAATTATTCTTCGGCGTTTCTCAGAAAGTTCCACCTTCAAAATAAGTGTTGGTTAGCGGCTCTCAGAAAATTTCGTGGCTTCAAGCATTTATCGGAAAGTCTTGCTCTTCTAATATCAAGTTTGCTCATCGGTTCTCGGAAAGTCCCAGTTCACCTATACCTCAGGTATGGTTTcgtcttatggctggcaagcctccttatatagtctaatggactttaaatgtcCCTCCCCGAtattcgacagactctaaaatgttcccgacgacaggtccttggctcagaccccttaagccgcctcgcatcgccgtagtcttcaggttgtaatcttcgatttacctggaggctatactttgacttttgccttgtccaagcctcagtcaaagtgggggctctgtcgacacctcgtttctgcacctcccgccaaccacccaatgatgattgggccgcatgttcaaTTACGCGGAGcaatttatgacatttcgtaagttcgtcaACACGTGATAACTCAAACAGTCGACTCAGCCTCATGGTCGTTATCTA is a window encoding:
- the LOC141651444 gene encoding uncharacterized protein LOC141651444 — protein: MDPMATLPNRYSISGVQRSIYSHVGDVKSSQIQFFQTIVYAFNEVAEREPLWSNLKRLSDNLQGPWSIGGDFNCVLYAKERMGGNVTNAESELFQDCLDYCCLTDIKAIGSFYTWNNKQPPDSRVYSRLDKFLVNNNWMVRFPEYFANFLPEGNFDYSPCLVAKDTRHLSKNRPFKYFNMWSSAPSFQEKVQAMWNIRIEGTKMQLAKQLGNVEMIQEEYDLLQLHKNLQHSRMEFLKQKAKAHWIKEGDCNTAYFHGVIKSRRNKNFIYQMKDHKGQMHAVCTNQHMHRLLQTVTADEIKDTMFHIPNDKAPGPNEFSSKFCKDTWDMMGGGEITAAIMDFFNSGSLLKQLNATTITLIPKVDRHTTVYQYRPIACCNVIYKCISKIICNRLSGVLPDIISPNQGGFIQGRSIMENILIFKISSDYMGGGATGTGTRRSSIPLTLYHLHGIIDKTDGSHHNGQWFQEFFMEWGVDYTRTPLVSWDKICKPKSEGGLGLKDDAIWNQTAIGKLVWWIFDKPDHLWVKWVNHIYIKQKTWIAYRQQVWKKQKGLDYTVAKGYDYLRDRGDKVQWYELVWHKWSTPKHSILA